From the Lathyrus oleraceus cultivar Zhongwan6 chromosome 4, CAAS_Psat_ZW6_1.0, whole genome shotgun sequence genome, one window contains:
- the LOC127137307 gene encoding uncharacterized protein LOC127137307, which yields MYFVVTIRLLKKFEQVNLQHIPRKENQRENDLAQKASGYKAAKDQDEEVQVREKVRATLLSPSDLSIIKLGAVDKNHFEILTVDDEGESDWRKPLVEYLRNPLGSTDRKVKYRALSYVLVNDELLKKIIEGVILKCLGESKAYVVVSSIHSGACGAHQAGLKMKWLLMRSGVYWPSSLKDCIGFAKSGQECQLHRGIQHVPASELHKIVKP from the coding sequence atgtattttgtggTTACCATCAGATTACTCAAGAAGTTTGAGCAAGTCAACCTCCAGCACATACCACGAAAAGAGAACCAAAGAGAAAATGACTTGGCGCAAAAGGCTTCAGGGTACAAAGCGGCGAAAGACCAGGATGAAGAGGTCCAAGTAAGAGAGAAAGTACGAGCGACATTGTTATCACCATCAGATTTATCGATTATAAAGTTGGGAGCCGTagataaaaatcattttgaaattcttACCGTCGACGACGAGGGGGAAAGTGATTGGCGTAAACCGCTAGTCGAGTATTTACGTAATCCTTTAGGGTCGACAGATCGAAAGGTGAAATATAGGGCCCTTAGCTACGTCTTGGTGAATGATGAACTACTCAAAAAGATAATTGAAGGAGTGATACTAAAATGCCTGGGAGAAAGCAAGGCATATGTAGTTGTGTCTAGCATACATAGTGGAGCGTGTGGGGCGCATCAAGCAGGGTTGAAAATGAAATGGCTCTTGATgcgctcaggagtttattggccttcaagCTTGAAAGATTGCATTGGATTTGCTAAAAGCGGTCAAGAATGCCAATTACATAGGGGCATACAgcatgtgcctgcaagcgagttgCATAAAATTGTGAAGCCCTAG